ACACCAAATTTAAAGCCCACAGCAATGTCCTGGCTGCATCAAGCCtttatttcaaaaacatcttTTGGAGCCACACGATCTGTATCTCCAGCCACGTGCTGGAGCTGGATGATCTCAAAGCCGAAGTGTTCACAGAAatccttaattacatctacagCTCCACCGTCGTCGTCAAGAGACAGGAAACAGTCACCGACCTGGCAGCTGCAGGAAAGAAGCTGGGAATATCCTTTTTGGAAGATCTTACCAATCGCAACTTCTCAAATTCCCCAGACCCCTATGTATTCTGCATTACTGAAAAGGGAgtggttaaagaagaaaaaaatgaaaaaaggcatGAAGAGCCGGCCATCACTAACGGGCCGAGGATCACAAATGCCTTTTCCATCATTGAAACGGAAAATAGTAATAACATGTTTTCTCCACTAGACTTGAGGGCAAACTTCAAGAAGGCCTCCGACTCCATGAGAAGCGCTAACCTTTGCCTGGAGAGGACTGATGTGTGTCACGAGGCGGAGCCTGTCCGTACCTTGGCGGAGCACTCCTATGCCGTTTCCTCCGTGGCTGAGGCTTACCGAAGTCAGCCTGTATGTGAACGGGCAAGCAGTTCGCCCAGTAAAACAGGTAAAGAAAATGGTGAAGCTCTTGCAGCAAAACCGAAAACATGCCGAAAGCCAAAGACACTCTCTGTACCCCAGGATTCTGATTCAACCCCAGAGAAGATACCACCCCCTCCAGTAACCAACGTAGAGGTTAATCAGGAAAGAAGTCCTCAGCCAGCTGCAGTTCCTTCTGGTTCAGAGTCTCCCCACAATGAAGGAGATGTGTGTCTTTCCagggaagatgaaaataaatcttCTGACGTTCCTGGGCCACCAGCAGCAGAGGTCCCACCTCTCGTTTACAATTGTAGCTCTTGCTCCAAATCCTTCGACAGTAGCACTTTGCTGAGTGCCCACATGCAGCTTCACAAGCCAACCCAGGAGCCTTTGGTATGCAAGTACTGCAACAAACAGTTCAGCACCCTGAACAGATTGGATCGGCATGAGCAGATCTGTATGAGGTCAAGCCACATGCCCGTTCCGGGTGGAGATCAACGCTTTTTAGAAAACTATCCTACCATTGGACAAAACGGAGCTTCGTTCACAGGTCCAGACTCATTATTATCTGAAAATAGGATTGGTGAATTTCCCAGTACCGGAAGTACCTTGCCAGAAATGGACCACATGGTTAAATTTGTTAATGGGCAGATGCTGTACAGCTGTGCTGTATGCAAACGTAGTTACGTGACTTTATCCAGTCTCCGAAGACATGCAAATGTTCATTCATGGAGAAGAACATACCCTTGCCATTACTGCAACAAAGTGTTTGCGTTGGCCGAGTACAGGACAAGACATGAAATTTGGCACACGGGAGAAAGGCGCTATCAGTGCATTTTCTGCCTTGAAACTTTCATGACCTACTATATACTCAAAAACCATCAGAAGTCTTTCCATGCCATAGATCACAGACTTTCCATCAGTAAGAAAACAGCAAATGGAGGCTTGAAGCCTAGTGTCTATCCATATAAACTTTACAGGCTACTGCCTATGAAATGCAAGAGGGCTCCTTATAAGAGCTACCGAAATTCTTCCTTTGAAAATGCTCGAGAAAACAGTCAGGTGAATGAGTCTGCACCTGGTCCCTATGTTATTCAGAATCCACGCAGCTCTGACTTACCTGTCCTGAATTTCCAAGGCAGTGTAAACACCTTGACTGACAGTCCAGCCGTCCCACTGGAAACATCCACACGTCAGGACGGCTCCACTTCTGCCAATGTACAGAACGCAGAGGGGACCAAATGGGGAGAGGAGGCACTGAAAGTTGATCTTGACAATAACTTTTATTCAACTGAGGTGTCCGTTTCTTCCACTGAAAACGTCGTCAGTTCTGACGTCCCGGCCGGGGCTGTGCCTGCTCTGTCTCTGAGTAATGGCAGTGACAACGCAGCGTCTGTGATCAGCTACAGTGGCTCTGCACCCTCGGTCATCGTGCACAGCAGCCAGTTCTCATCGGTGATCATGCACAGCAACACAGTCGCTGCTGTGTCCAGCAGCACCCACGGAGCCCCTTCTGACCTGGCTGTGAGTCTGTCCACGAAAGATGACAGCAAACCTGAGCCAGACAAACTAGGGAGAGTTGTCAGCCGACCCAAGAgcatgaaggagaaaaagaaaaccatccCATGTAACAGGGGAGACGTACCAGAGGAGTCGAGATACGAGGCTGATCCTGGAGGATCGTTGAGCAAAACCACAAATGTCATTAAAGAAACCAGTAAAACTGAAACCTACATTGCAAAGCCTGCTCTGCCTGGAACCTCCACAAATAACAGCGTCGCCCCCCTCTGCCAAATAACAGTCAAAATCGGGAACGAAGCCATTGTGAAAAGGCATATCCTAGGATCTAAATTGTTCTATAAAAGAGGGAGAAGACCCAAGTATCAAATGCAGGAGGAGACTTTGCCACAAGAGAGTGACCCAGAAACCAACGGAGAGAGCCCGCTCGGGCTTTGTCAGTCCGAGTGTGTGGAGATGAGCGAAATGTTTGATGACGCAAGCGACCAGGATTCCACCGACAAACCATGGCGCCCTTACTACAACTACAAAcccaaaaagaaatccagacagttgagaaaaatgaggaaagtcaACTGGAAGAAAGAGCATGAAAACAGGAGCCCCAGCAGTAAGTATAAATACCCGGC
This Rhinolophus sinicus isolate RSC01 linkage group LG10, ASM3656204v1, whole genome shotgun sequence DNA region includes the following protein-coding sequences:
- the ZBTB38 gene encoding zinc finger and BTB domain-containing protein 38, producing the protein MTVMSLSRDLKDDLHSDTVLSILNEQRIRGILCDVTIIVEDTKFKAHSNVLAASSLYFKNIFWSHTICISSHVLELDDLKAEVFTEILNYIYSSTVVVKRQETVTDLAAAGKKLGISFLEDLTNRNFSNSPDPYVFCITEKGVVKEEKNEKRHEEPAITNGPRITNAFSIIETENSNNMFSPLDLRANFKKASDSMRSANLCLERTDVCHEAEPVRTLAEHSYAVSSVAEAYRSQPVCERASSSPSKTGKENGEALAAKPKTCRKPKTLSVPQDSDSTPEKIPPPPVTNVEVNQERSPQPAAVPSGSESPHNEGDVCLSREDENKSSDVPGPPAAEVPPLVYNCSSCSKSFDSSTLLSAHMQLHKPTQEPLVCKYCNKQFSTLNRLDRHEQICMRSSHMPVPGGDQRFLENYPTIGQNGASFTGPDSLLSENRIGEFPSTGSTLPEMDHMVKFVNGQMLYSCAVCKRSYVTLSSLRRHANVHSWRRTYPCHYCNKVFALAEYRTRHEIWHTGERRYQCIFCLETFMTYYILKNHQKSFHAIDHRLSISKKTANGGLKPSVYPYKLYRLLPMKCKRAPYKSYRNSSFENARENSQVNESAPGPYVIQNPRSSDLPVLNFQGSVNTLTDSPAVPLETSTRQDGSTSANVQNAEGTKWGEEALKVDLDNNFYSTEVSVSSTENVVSSDVPAGAVPALSLSNGSDNAASVISYSGSAPSVIVHSSQFSSVIMHSNTVAAVSSSTHGAPSDLAVSLSTKDDSKPEPDKLGRVVSRPKSMKEKKKTIPCNRGDVPEESRYEADPGGSLSKTTNVIKETSKTETYIAKPALPGTSTNNSVAPLCQITVKIGNEAIVKRHILGSKLFYKRGRRPKYQMQEETLPQESDPETNGESPLGLCQSECVEMSEMFDDASDQDSTDKPWRPYYNYKPKKKSRQLRKMRKVNWKKEHENRSPSSKYKYPAELDCAVGKAPQEKAFEEEENKEMPKLQCELCDGDKTWGAGNQGRPHRHLTARPYACELCAKQFQSPSTLKMHMRCHTGEKPYPCKTCGRCFSVQGNLQKHERIHLGVKEFICQYCNKAFTLNETLKIHERIHTGEKRYHCQFCFQSFLYLSTKRNHEQRHIWEHNGKGYACFQCPKICKTAAALGMHQKKHLFKSPNQQEKIEGDTCHENSNPPENPHFMNSEDHDQKDNVQTVVENAL